Proteins encoded by one window of Candidatus Nezhaarchaeota archaeon:
- a CDS encoding NAD(P)/FAD-dependent oxidoreductase has product MNVVARLKDRWISWRVSRVLKRYLDSVRFQVRDSIVFLHGSAQSYEEFLDIGLKVGSVRGVEGVVNEVEWPGKAPEGRREVAASKALIGDYDVVIIGAGIIGSMIARELSKYEIRVALVDKNPDVAMGVTKANNGIIHSGLEEPLGKIKTKLCVRGNAMYDELARELGVRFKRIGGLWLITLRSMPKLKDKLPMSLYVFMLKYVVPLIVKMKAMVLGVPGVRAIRSIDEVKRLEPHVCDDVVAAIQVPTVGIVEPYELAIALVENAVENGVDTFFETEVLGFEKEDNKVVGVITNRGIIRTKIVINAAGLYADVIAELAGAKEYTIHPRKGTILLFDKRSMKYLSHEVAEIELPRPPRTKGGAINPTVSGNVMWGPTAIEVSSKEDTSTSREDVELLIDKFAKTIPSFKGKLMRIFAGVRPATFNEDFIIRPAKWVKGFIHVAGIQSPGIAAAPAIAKLVINILRHEGIRLVPKKNFKATREPELRFNELPAEKQDELIRRNPEWGNVVCQCELVTEAEVINAIERMKRIGVKTITLDGVKFRTRIMMGNCQGSFCRLRVASIISRHCGIDLWKVSLRGGGSEIGVGDVKVLLQTGVSKSG; this is encoded by the coding sequence ATGAATGTTGTGGCGAGGCTTAAGGATAGGTGGATCTCTTGGCGCGTCTCGCGGGTACTAAAGCGCTACCTCGATAGCGTCCGGTTCCAAGTGAGGGACTCTATAGTCTTCCTACATGGTTCAGCTCAGAGCTACGAGGAGTTCCTCGACATCGGCCTCAAGGTGGGATCGGTAAGAGGCGTGGAGGGAGTGGTAAATGAGGTTGAATGGCCTGGCAAGGCACCTGAGGGGCGAAGGGAGGTCGCTGCATCCAAAGCCCTGATCGGAGACTATGACGTAGTCATTATAGGTGCCGGCATAATTGGGTCAATGATAGCTAGGGAGCTATCTAAGTACGAGATTCGAGTCGCCCTCGTCGATAAGAACCCAGATGTAGCCATGGGGGTCACGAAGGCTAATAACGGCATCATACACTCGGGTCTCGAAGAGCCACTCGGCAAGATTAAGACCAAGCTTTGTGTTCGCGGAAACGCTATGTACGACGAGCTAGCACGTGAGCTAGGAGTAAGATTCAAGAGAATTGGAGGTTTATGGCTTATAACCCTAAGATCCATGCCCAAGCTAAAGGATAAGCTCCCAATGAGCCTGTACGTATTCATGCTCAAGTACGTTGTGCCATTGATAGTGAAGATGAAGGCTATGGTCCTAGGCGTCCCAGGCGTTCGCGCCATCAGGAGCATTGATGAAGTTAAGAGATTAGAGCCGCACGTATGCGATGACGTCGTAGCTGCTATACAGGTCCCAACCGTAGGCATCGTCGAGCCCTATGAGCTGGCAATAGCTTTGGTGGAGAATGCGGTCGAGAACGGAGTTGACACGTTTTTCGAGACCGAAGTGCTGGGCTTTGAAAAGGAGGACAATAAAGTAGTGGGCGTAATCACTAATCGGGGGATTATAAGGACAAAAATTGTGATCAACGCCGCGGGTCTATATGCAGATGTAATTGCAGAGCTCGCTGGCGCCAAGGAGTACACAATTCATCCCCGTAAGGGGACAATACTGTTGTTTGATAAACGCAGCATGAAGTACTTGAGCCACGAGGTAGCTGAGATAGAGCTTCCTAGGCCTCCGAGAACCAAAGGCGGTGCAATTAACCCCACGGTTAGTGGCAACGTGATGTGGGGGCCTACAGCCATCGAGGTATCGAGTAAGGAGGATACGTCGACCTCGCGTGAAGATGTCGAATTGCTGATAGACAAGTTCGCCAAGACCATTCCAAGCTTCAAGGGCAAGTTAATGAGGATATTCGCGGGTGTGCGACCAGCAACGTTCAATGAGGACTTCATTATTAGGCCGGCAAAGTGGGTTAAGGGGTTCATCCATGTCGCTGGCATTCAATCTCCAGGCATAGCGGCAGCCCCAGCAATAGCTAAGCTTGTCATCAACATACTAAGGCATGAAGGGATTCGATTGGTGCCTAAGAAGAACTTTAAAGCGACTAGGGAACCTGAACTTAGGTTTAATGAATTACCAGCAGAGAAGCAGGATGAGCTTATACGTAGAAATCCCGAGTGGGGCAACGTAGTATGTCAATGCGAGCTAGTCACAGAGGCTGAAGTAATTAATGCCATAGAGCGCATGAAGAGGATAGGGGTCAAAACCATCACGCTGGACGGCGTAAAGTTTAGGACGCGGATCATGATGGGCAATTGTCAAGGATCCTTCTGCAGGTTACGCGTGGCCTCGATAATATCAAGGCACTGCGGAATAGATCTTTGGAAGGTTTCCCTACGAGGAGGGGGCTCAGAGATAGGGGTAGGCGATGTTAAGGTACTGCTCCAAACGGGGGTTAGTAAGAGTGGTTGA